The Luteolibacter rhizosphaerae genome has a segment encoding these proteins:
- a CDS encoding GspE/PulE family protein: MDSNQIVELFISRGLIDRSLGQDILHEVDNSGKEAAEILADFQVINHRDDVWPVVASELGAPLVELRNWTPPEELLSLVPAGMARLHGALPVNFDSDGLHVALVDPMNPQTLEDLRFALGREVILTIAPDYVVEQKINECYGGEGKAMEDILTQLQTGVDAAMSQADLEAEANSAPIIRYVDLVLYQAIKERASDIHFEPFEKDFKIRYRVDGSLYEMAPPPVHLSLAIISRVKVMSNMNIAERRVPQDGRIVKQFGDRQVDMRVSTLPTQYGESVVLRVLDRSSVNLSLEALSLPPSIYEYICETIEKPNGIFIVTGPTGAGKTTTLYAALARINTIDSKLLTAEDPVEYDIDGIVQIPVHESIGLTFPRVLRAFLRQDPDRIMVGEMRDMDTAQIAIQASLTGHLVLSTLHTNDAPGAVTRLVDMGCEPFLVAASLEGILAQRLVRTICKNCKASYEPNESILTQLGVAVHELGDKDFFTGRGCEICGNSGYKGRKGLYELLDITDPLRELIIDRAPTVVLKQKAMELGMQTLREDGLRNIYLGHTTIEEVLKYT; this comes from the coding sequence ATGGATAGCAACCAGATCGTCGAACTTTTCATCAGCCGCGGGCTCATCGACCGCTCGCTCGGCCAGGACATTCTCCACGAGGTGGACAATAGCGGCAAGGAGGCCGCCGAGATCCTCGCCGACTTCCAGGTCATCAATCATCGCGATGATGTCTGGCCGGTCGTGGCTTCCGAGCTCGGAGCTCCGCTTGTCGAGCTCCGTAACTGGACCCCGCCGGAAGAACTTCTCTCGCTGGTTCCGGCCGGTATGGCCCGCCTCCACGGCGCACTGCCGGTCAACTTCGATTCCGACGGCCTCCACGTGGCGCTGGTGGATCCGATGAATCCCCAGACCTTGGAGGATCTCCGCTTCGCCCTCGGTCGCGAGGTGATCCTCACGATCGCCCCGGACTACGTGGTCGAGCAGAAAATCAACGAGTGCTACGGCGGCGAGGGCAAGGCGATGGAGGACATCCTGACCCAACTCCAGACCGGCGTGGATGCCGCGATGAGCCAGGCCGATCTCGAGGCCGAAGCCAACTCGGCGCCGATTATCCGCTACGTGGATCTGGTGCTTTACCAAGCCATCAAGGAACGCGCCTCGGACATTCACTTCGAGCCCTTCGAAAAGGACTTCAAGATCCGCTACCGGGTGGACGGCAGCCTCTATGAGATGGCGCCACCGCCGGTGCACCTTTCGCTCGCGATCATTTCGCGTGTGAAGGTCATGTCGAACATGAACATCGCCGAGCGCCGCGTGCCGCAGGACGGCCGTATCGTGAAGCAGTTCGGCGACCGCCAGGTCGACATGCGTGTTTCGACCCTGCCGACGCAATACGGCGAGTCCGTGGTGCTCCGGGTTCTGGACCGCTCCTCGGTGAACCTCTCGCTCGAGGCTCTCTCCCTTCCGCCGTCGATCTACGAGTACATCTGCGAGACCATCGAGAAGCCGAACGGCATCTTCATCGTGACCGGTCCGACCGGTGCCGGTAAGACCACCACGCTCTACGCCGCGCTGGCCAGGATCAACACGATCGACTCGAAGCTGCTCACCGCCGAAGACCCGGTTGAGTATGACATCGACGGGATCGTCCAGATCCCGGTCCATGAATCGATCGGCCTGACTTTCCCGCGCGTGCTCCGCGCCTTCCTTCGTCAGGATCCGGACCGCATCATGGTGGGGGAGATGCGTGACATGGATACCGCCCAGATTGCCATTCAGGCCTCGCTCACGGGGCACTTGGTGCTCTCCACGCTTCACACCAATGATGCCCCCGGTGCAGTCACCCGTCTGGTTGACATGGGTTGCGAACCGTTCCTCGTGGCGGCCTCGTTGGAAGGTATTCTAGCCCAACGTCTTGTCCGGACCATCTGTAAGAATTGCAAGGCTTCTTACGAACCGAACGAAAGCATCCTGACCCAGCTCGGGGTCGCCGTCCATGAACTGGGCGACAAGGACTTCTTCACCGGCCGCGGTTGCGAGATCTGCGGTAACAGCGGTTACAAGGGCCGGAAAGGTCTCTACGAGCTCCTCGATATCACGGACCCCCTGCGGGAACTTATCATCGACCGGGCCCCGACGGTGGTGCTGAAGCAGAAGGCGATGGAGCTGGGTATGCAGACCCTTCGCGAGGACGGTCTGCGGAACATCTACCTCGGCCACACCACCATTGAGGAAGTTCTGAAATACACCTGA
- a CDS encoding type II secretion system F family protein — protein sequence MPQFQFTAADAKGEQMSGTIESTSEADAIQQLRSQGYYPLQVVEAGKGKLAKKAAKKGKAAADKKKGPKATTGGRIKPKILMIFTRQLATLIDSGLPLLRGLTVLAKQEPNPVLRGTIGALADSVQSGSTFSEALAQHPKIFNKLYVNMVKAGELGGVLEVVLVRLAEYQEKAHKLKNKIVSAMVYPIIVMFIAVAILIFLMLFIVPKFESMFAELGKDAELPMISQIVFGTSKFFLNATLVPPVPNVVWFLVAIGAIFAGFNMWGKTKGGRRTIDQLKLKLPIFGDIQRKSAIARFSRTLGTLVTSGVPILQALNITRDTAGNVVVSDAIEKVHEAVKEGESIVTPLQASSVFPNMVISMVDVGEETGQLPEMLLKVADVYDDEVDNAVTALTSILEPIMIVVLALVVGAVVFALFLPLIKIISEMGNM from the coding sequence ATGCCCCAATTCCAATTCACCGCCGCCGATGCCAAGGGCGAGCAGATGTCTGGCACGATCGAATCGACGAGCGAAGCCGATGCCATCCAGCAGCTCCGTTCCCAAGGTTATTACCCTCTGCAGGTTGTAGAGGCTGGCAAGGGCAAGCTCGCGAAGAAGGCCGCCAAGAAGGGTAAGGCCGCCGCGGACAAGAAGAAGGGTCCGAAGGCGACGACCGGCGGTCGCATCAAGCCGAAGATCCTGATGATCTTCACCCGCCAGCTGGCTACGCTGATCGATTCCGGTCTGCCCCTGTTGCGTGGTCTGACCGTACTCGCCAAGCAGGAGCCGAACCCGGTGCTCCGGGGCACCATCGGCGCGTTGGCCGACTCCGTGCAATCCGGCTCCACATTCTCCGAAGCGCTCGCACAGCACCCGAAGATCTTCAACAAGCTCTATGTGAACATGGTGAAAGCCGGTGAGCTGGGCGGTGTGCTTGAAGTCGTTCTCGTCCGTCTCGCCGAGTACCAGGAAAAGGCCCACAAGCTGAAGAACAAGATCGTATCGGCGATGGTCTACCCGATCATCGTTATGTTCATCGCGGTGGCCATCTTGATCTTCCTGATGCTGTTCATCGTTCCGAAGTTCGAATCGATGTTCGCGGAACTCGGTAAGGACGCTGAGCTCCCGATGATCTCGCAGATCGTCTTCGGCACCTCGAAGTTCTTCTTGAATGCCACCTTGGTGCCGCCGGTGCCGAACGTGGTCTGGTTCCTCGTTGCGATCGGCGCGATCTTCGCCGGCTTCAACATGTGGGGCAAGACGAAGGGTGGTCGTCGCACGATCGACCAGCTCAAGCTGAAGCTCCCGATCTTCGGCGACATTCAGCGGAAGTCCGCCATCGCCCGTTTCTCCCGTACCTTGGGTACTTTGGTCACCTCTGGTGTGCCGATCCTCCAAGCTCTCAACATTACCCGTGACACCGCTGGTAACGTCGTGGTGTCCGACGCGATCGAGAAGGTTCACGAAGCGGTTAAGGAAGGGGAATCGATCGTGACCCCGCTCCAAGCTTCCAGCGTCTTCCCGAACATGGTGATCTCGATGGTGGACGTGGGTGAAGAAACCGGCCAGCTTCCCGAGATGCTTCTCAAAGTGGCGGACGTTTATGACGATGAGGTGGACAACGCGGTGACCGCGCTTACCTCCATCCTCGAGCCGATCATGATCGTCGTCCTGGCGCTCGTCGTGGGTGCGGTGGTGTTCGCGCTCTTCCTGCCGCTGATCAAGATCATCTCCGAAATGGGCAACATGTGA
- a CDS encoding type II secretion system protein GspG, translating to MKKPAFRRHAAGFSLMELVVVVAIIVVLAALTLVGMSFINAKQARDKAALQVKLLDLAIEDYKSDNKTYPSHQDSEGLKGDEVLYKALYYDGFEAKESGGTIYLADLDPENNTKGGQAWMQGKGPTAQIVDPWGNTYRYRSGDAPDSRNPDFDVWSCGPDGKTNPDPKNKDSLDDIGNW from the coding sequence ATGAAGAAACCCGCTTTCCGCCGCCACGCCGCCGGCTTCAGCTTGATGGAGCTGGTGGTGGTCGTGGCCATCATCGTCGTCCTCGCCGCCCTGACCTTGGTCGGGATGAGCTTCATCAATGCCAAGCAGGCCCGCGACAAGGCCGCCCTGCAGGTGAAGTTGCTCGATCTGGCGATTGAAGACTATAAATCGGACAACAAGACCTACCCGTCCCATCAGGACTCTGAAGGTCTGAAGGGGGATGAAGTGCTCTACAAGGCCCTCTACTACGATGGCTTCGAGGCCAAGGAGTCCGGTGGTACGATCTACCTCGCCGATCTCGATCCCGAGAACAATACCAAGGGCGGCCAAGCTTGGATGCAAGGTAAAGGTCCCACCGCCCAGATCGTTGATCCCTGGGGGAACACCTACCGCTACCGTTCCGGAGATGCTCCGGATTCCCGCAATCCGGACTTCGATGTCTGGTCTTGCGGTCCGGACGGGAAGACGAATCCCGATCCGAAAAACAAGGACAGTCTCGACGATATCGGGAACTGGTGA